A region of SAR324 cluster bacterium DNA encodes the following proteins:
- the dapA gene encoding 4-hydroxy-tetrahydrodipicolinate synthase — MENIRAASLITAIKTPYLLDGEIDIEAYDSLVEFQIQHGVDGIIVGGTTGEGHLMDWEEHLMLISHSVHKFGHKLLIIGNTGSNNTYEAIKATHFGFASGMHASLQINPYYGKTSRAGLLTHFQKVLDLGPAIVYNVPGRTGQDLVPEVMLKLAEHANFAGIKECTGSDRIKSYEDRGIACWSGNDDDSFTSRYESRSHGVISVTSNLVPGLMKRLMKEKDEALKIRLMPLISWLFSEPNPIPLNTAMSMLGCAKPVIRLPYVPLDRTMRQKGVEILQSFQGELPGTTINVMEDEAFILL; from the coding sequence ATGGAAAACATAAGAGCAGCAAGTTTGATCACCGCGATAAAAACTCCCTATCTGCTGGATGGTGAGATTGACATAGAGGCTTACGATAGTTTGGTGGAATTTCAGATTCAGCATGGTGTGGATGGCATCATTGTCGGTGGAACCACAGGTGAAGGACACCTGATGGATTGGGAAGAACATCTGATGCTGATTTCTCACAGTGTCCACAAGTTCGGACACAAGTTGCTGATCATCGGCAACACAGGAAGCAACAACACCTATGAAGCCATAAAGGCCACTCATTTTGGTTTTGCTTCAGGGATGCATGCCTCCCTGCAGATCAATCCGTATTATGGAAAAACTTCCAGAGCCGGTTTGCTGACACATTTCCAGAAAGTGTTGGATCTGGGGCCGGCGATTGTTTACAATGTACCTGGTCGTACCGGTCAGGACCTGGTTCCGGAGGTGATGCTGAAACTGGCTGAACATGCCAATTTCGCGGGAATCAAGGAGTGTACCGGCAGTGACCGGATCAAGAGCTATGAAGATCGGGGAATTGCCTGCTGGTCTGGCAATGATGATGACAGCTTTACCAGTCGGTATGAGTCACGGTCACATGGTGTGATTTCCGTGACAAGCAATCTGGTGCCGGGTTTGATGAAACGGTTGATGAAAGAAAAAGATGAGGCTCTGAAAATTCGACTGATGCCGTTGATTTCATGGTTGTTCAGTGAACCAAATCCAATCCCGCTAAATACGGCCATGTCCATGTTGGGATGCGCCAAACCTGTGATACGTCTGCCTTATGTGCCGCTGGATCGGACCATGAGACAAAAAGGAGTCGAAATTCTTCAGTCCTTTCAGGGAGAACTTCCTGGAACGACAATCAATGTGATGGAAGATGAAGCATTTATCCTGTTGTAG
- the atpB gene encoding F0F1 ATP synthase subunit A, with amino-acid sequence MVRKAGLTSLLLFGFVSTALASEGGFTWSHLLLGWLEHPLVSMGVDPLPILDMLFVAVAIIVLAYIGGKPFRESEMVEPTGKVSLSYVMEVIVSGILNLLSGIIKHGVGARALLPLLGTYAIFIACMNLLGLVPGFNPPTDQFNVTIALGLIIFVATHVLGFRIHGSHYIQQFLGPIPWLSPLMLPIELISHCVRPMSLAIRLFGNMTGDHKVVAVFTTIAAIALPIPFMGLGILVSVLQAFVFVVLSAIYFEGAMGEAH; translated from the coding sequence ATGGTACGAAAAGCTGGTTTAACCTCGTTGCTTCTTTTCGGTTTTGTTTCAACAGCTCTGGCTTCAGAAGGCGGCTTCACATGGTCCCATCTGCTTCTTGGCTGGCTGGAACATCCGTTGGTATCAATGGGGGTCGATCCATTACCTATTCTGGACATGCTGTTTGTTGCGGTAGCGATTATTGTATTGGCATACATTGGCGGAAAACCGTTCCGTGAAAGTGAAATGGTTGAGCCGACAGGCAAAGTTTCGTTATCCTATGTCATGGAAGTGATTGTTTCCGGTATTCTCAATCTGTTGAGCGGAATCATCAAACATGGTGTCGGGGCGAGAGCATTGCTCCCCTTGCTGGGAACCTATGCGATTTTTATTGCCTGTATGAACCTGCTGGGCCTGGTGCCCGGATTCAATCCTCCGACCGATCAGTTCAATGTGACCATTGCGCTGGGATTGATTATTTTTGTAGCGACCCATGTTCTTGGCTTCAGGATTCATGGTTCACACTACATTCAGCAGTTTCTGGGGCCCATTCCATGGCTGTCTCCGTTGATGTTGCCGATTGAACTCATCAGCCATTGTGTACGTCCAATGTCATTGGCCATTCGTTTGTTTGGAAACATGACAGGCGATCACAAGGTTGTTGCTGTCTTTACAACGATTGCGGCAATCGCATTGCCCATTCCCTTCATGGGATTGGGTATTTTAGTGTCCGTTTTGCAAGCATTTGTGTTCGTGGTGTTATCCGCGATTTATTTTGAAGGCGCGATGGGAGAAGCCCATTGA
- a CDS encoding ATP synthase subunit I yields MESNQINDEAIESQHQQQLGHVNAIWNILVVVSLILVGLTAVFHLDFLPGTLLGCAIVGLNFYWTRRIVTNVFSKENVKRRMLLVYVVKFGLSITVLFVAVVVIQISALGLLIGLSNIVIAVILYAIASVFRY; encoded by the coding sequence ATGGAATCTAATCAGATCAACGATGAAGCAATAGAATCTCAGCATCAACAGCAACTGGGCCATGTGAATGCCATCTGGAACATATTGGTTGTGGTGAGCCTCATTTTGGTGGGCCTGACGGCAGTGTTCCATCTTGACTTTCTGCCGGGGACTCTGCTAGGTTGCGCAATCGTTGGACTTAATTTCTACTGGACCCGTCGCATTGTGACCAATGTGTTTTCCAAGGAAAACGTGAAGCGTCGCATGTTGTTGGTTTATGTGGTCAAATTTGGCTTGTCCATCACTGTCCTGTTTGTGGCAGTGGTTGTTATACAAATCTCAGCCCTCGGGTTGCTGATTGGTTTGTCCAACATTGTCATTGCGGTGATTCTTTATGCCATCGCAAGCGTATTCCGATACTAG
- a CDS encoding hybrid sensor histidine kinase/response regulator, with translation MAKILIVDDDFAIIEHVSNLLTLKGHTPLFTLYGKFLFDYLKTETPDLILLDVYMPEVNGVDLLKSLKNHHTFAQIPVIMLTGDVDEKLLEQCFNVGAVDFINKPVREVIFNARINAALMTQNNINTLHQLNLDLKTAQAELVQTAKLRGIAQMAEGIAHEINNPLCMISLIVEQLKEAPKQTSMSEQLTQIEKLVDRCAKITHNLLLYSREDNFMQNQPFLINQCVEHMLDMITHHIQNNDIVLNLKIEPISDYIEGQNLLMEQALMNLTINAIEAMKPCEVKNLVIHVYEDHPWQVVDIQDTGIGISEEHLGLVMNPFFTTKDVGEGTGLGLTTSYGIIRNHGGTLELSSTLNEGTLIRVKLKKTGIKKKYFE, from the coding sequence ATGGCAAAAATATTAATCGTTGATGATGACTTTGCAATCATTGAGCATGTTTCAAACCTTCTCACACTCAAGGGCCATACTCCGCTATTCACGCTTTATGGTAAATTTTTGTTTGATTACCTGAAAACGGAAACGCCTGATCTCATTCTTCTGGATGTTTACATGCCTGAAGTGAATGGGGTGGATCTATTGAAAAGTCTAAAAAACCATCATACCTTTGCACAGATCCCTGTCATCATGCTGACAGGAGATGTCGATGAAAAATTGCTGGAACAGTGCTTTAACGTCGGTGCCGTAGATTTTATCAACAAACCAGTCCGTGAAGTGATTTTCAATGCCCGAATCAATGCTGCACTGATGACACAAAACAACATCAACACTCTCCATCAACTGAATCTTGATCTTAAAACAGCACAGGCTGAACTGGTACAAACCGCAAAATTACGTGGAATCGCGCAAATGGCAGAAGGAATCGCACATGAAATCAATAACCCCTTGTGTATGATTTCCCTCATCGTTGAGCAACTTAAAGAAGCCCCCAAACAGACGTCAATGTCTGAACAACTGACACAAATTGAAAAATTGGTTGATCGCTGTGCAAAAATCACCCACAATTTATTGCTTTACAGCCGTGAAGATAATTTCATGCAGAATCAACCTTTTTTGATCAATCAATGTGTAGAGCACATGCTGGATATGATTACGCACCATATACAAAACAACGATATTGTGCTGAATCTTAAAATTGAACCCATCTCTGATTATATTGAAGGCCAGAATCTGTTGATGGAACAGGCACTGATGAATCTCACCATCAACGCGATAGAAGCCATGAAACCATGCGAGGTCAAAAACCTGGTAATTCATGTCTATGAGGATCATCCCTGGCAAGTTGTAGATATTCAGGACACAGGAATCGGCATTTCTGAGGAACATCTTGGTTTGGTGATGAATCCCTTTTTTACTACCAAAGATGTTGGCGAAGGCACAGGACTGGGTTTGACCACCAGTTATGGAATTATCCGAAACCATGGTGGAACACTTGAACTTTCAAGCACTCTGAATGAAGGAACCCTGATCAGGGTTAAACTCAAAAAAACGGGAATTAAGAAAAAATATTTTGAATAA
- the atpE gene encoding ATP synthase F0 subunit C produces the protein MKKLAVLMLVMVAASPLYAAEHGDLATFGIALAACLSIAIAALGGAWGQGMAVKAALEGIARNPNAADKIFTPMIVGLALIESLVIYGLVIAFILQGKI, from the coding sequence ATGAAAAAATTAGCTGTATTGATGTTGGTTATGGTTGCCGCTTCTCCTCTGTATGCCGCTGAGCACGGTGATTTGGCAACTTTTGGAATTGCGTTAGCGGCCTGTTTGTCTATTGCGATCGCTGCTCTGGGTGGTGCCTGGGGACAGGGAATGGCTGTTAAAGCGGCTCTGGAAGGAATTGCGCGAAATCCTAACGCTGCTGACAAAATCTTCACCCCAATGATTGTGGGTCTGGCGTTGATCGAGTCACTGGTTATTTACGGTCTGGTGATCGCTTTCATTCTGCAAGGTAAAATCTAA